CGAGCCAGCGGGTCAGCCCCTCCCCGCCGAGGGTGGAGAGGCCGCGCCAGAGGTGAACGCCCTGCTCGGAGTAGGCGTGCGAGGCGACCTCGGAGCAGAACATCTTGCTCGGGTCCTCGTAGTCCATCGCGAAGTCATACGGGATGTGACCGGCGCGGGCGGCCTCGAGCTGCGCGGTCGCGGCGCGGTGGGGCAGGCGCGGGTCGTCATCGAGCGCCGGGTGATCGGCGCGCAGCCGAAGGACGAGGATGCGCAGCTTGGTGTCGGCCAGGTAGCGCTCGGCCGTGAACGCGCCGACGCCGCTCTCGATGTGCGACTCGATCACCGTCGGCGTGCCGTCCTCGCTCACGTGCAGGAGGGCCACGTGGGAGAAGACGCCGGGGTAGTCGTTGCCGCGCGCGATCAGCGCGCTCGTCGGCGCGCCGCCGCGCGAGAGCAGCACGTCGCCGCTGTGCAGGGTCACGCCGCGGTAGGTGTAGCTCGGGGTCGCGGAGGGCTCGTCCACGCCCCGGACCACGGCCGGCGCTTCGTCCTCGGGCATCTGGAGCAGCAGCTCCTCCACCGCCGCGCGCGCGCCGTAGAGCAGCCGATAGAGCGCGTCGCGGGCCTCGCGATCCTCGGCCACGTCCCAGCGCACGCTCTGGTCTTCGACCGCCGCGCGCAGCCGGCTCGCGCGCGCCAGGAGCGCGGGCACCTGCGCGGGGCACGCGCCGAAGAGTGGGGCGACCTCGAAGAGCTGCCCCTCGAGCGTGTCGAGGATCGGCGCCCCAGGCTCGACTCGCGCCGACTCGAGCTGCGCGAGCGTCTCGTCCAGTCCGCTCAGCCCGGCGTCGATGGCGGGCTGGCTGGCGTCGCACCCCTGCTCCCGCGCGGCGTCGAAGCGCGCCTCGAGCTGCGCCCAGACGTCGTCCTGCCCCCAGATGAAGGGCGCGTTCGGCGGAGGGGTCAGGGCGGGCGTCGGCTCGGGGACCAGCAGCGTCACGAGCAGCAACGCCAGGGCCCCGCCTCCGACCATCTTCCAGCGGCGGTTCACCCGAGGAGCATACGCAGAGGATCCACTCCGACGCGTTGGAGAAATCCGTACGTCATCCCGACCAGCGCGAGGAGCGAGAAGACGAAGAGGATCACGCGACGATGTTTGCGGACGACCTGCACGGCTCGGGTGTGGGGCACGAAGACGCGCGGCGCCAGTGCTCGGCGTCAGCGCTGGGCGCTGCGCACGTCGCCGACCGCGCCGAGGCGGTAGACGTAGCGGACCTGCATTCGCTCGTCGGGGAGCTCGCCTTCGATGTGCGCGCCGAGGAGCGGGCCGACCGCGCAGCGGCGGAGCCCGGTCGAGGCGGGGAAGCTCTCGCGCAGCTGCCCCGCCATCACGCGGCCGTCGGTGCCGACCTCGAGCCGGACGTCGAGCACCGCCGGCTGTCCGCC
The Sandaracinaceae bacterium genome window above contains:
- a CDS encoding YiiX/YebB-like N1pC/P60 family cysteine hydrolase, translating into MNRRWKMVGGGALALLLVTLLVPEPTPALTPPPNAPFIWGQDDVWAQLEARFDAAREQGCDASQPAIDAGLSGLDETLAQLESARVEPGAPILDTLEGQLFEVAPLFGACPAQVPALLARASRLRAAVEDQSVRWDVAEDREARDALYRLLYGARAAVEELLLQMPEDEAPAVVRGVDEPSATPSYTYRGVTLHSGDVLLSRGGAPTSALIARGNDYPGVFSHVALLHVSEDGTPTVIESHIESGVGAFTAERYLADTKLRILVLRLRADHPALDDDPRLPHRAATAQLEAARAGHIPYDFAMDYEDPSKMFCSEVASHAYSEQGVHLWRGLSTLGGEGLTRWLGAVGVRYFETYAPGDLEYDPQMRVVAEYRDPETLFQDHVDNAILDVLLEGAEDGDELDYDYARLPLARLAKAYSWGLNLFGSLGPIPEGMSATTGLRVAYLRARHGAVRERLEPRVDAYMEEHGRRPPYWTLVRLTREAERETER